The Halichondria panicea chromosome 14, odHalPani1.1, whole genome shotgun sequence genome contains a region encoding:
- the LOC135347850 gene encoding uncharacterized protein LOC135347850, with product MNKLSLISLLMLQALLQVSVGQEAAVCSVQPQCIVPQPAAQLRETNLDDVVRDVQCEMGCIEEHGVTLPPVNKDSPWPSLDFDALKTDCPLYQKMYECKMGCKSHYETPTLTVNRCRDYCFSECENDACNGRPCTNMPCGRMCRKTFCRFGCMMSDFLNGLNKTHHAHLLLSSPPVVTETTSTNSTQRRLYSVHPSLNSSSSPTEELPNVAFVIKMSSGKNLVSYIWQRNLSALVDLSAFACQRVSLSYSAVSTHTPLDRLSDLPFSPETTVCVPGLGGRPGKVPEGSVSVGYTEDLRRDFFGYAVANVSWSKPQEGSEYVTSYTLRIHPDRESCGGESVVYNYKNIDKEVTRFTVEAKEPTGLLKFGCHYIFEVIALPPPEVIGTYLNSLVSAQGPTPQIVVSCDRIWNATSGHFNISVTWGLEPISAPTTHITQFTVSPMLLYNGLTTTTHTPLTQTPRNGETQFHTILSGYTPQPGKEYKIEIDSSQDSAYFWRPQPTPGSCTVVADPRPADIPSDISVSGSSFDQTRSTVQFRLSWRQPLASYGGVARYEVQVVTEVGVASGDSESGPQQTDVQSFTAGTYTASVTSTLPTNQNAHCAYVQMRTVNNFSVVGEWSEPLVLPLDDQCLADTTDNTGKISLFYETEESGNVKLLELGCHSDSALFGGDTQSNVTETIREIKESVDMMTTNSEQQKNQLAAFEQKLNRVEQKLDALLELVAVHVHGNT from the exons CCTGTGAACAAAGACTCTCCCTGGCCTAGTCTGGATTTTGATGCTCTGAAAACTGACTGTCCTCTGTACCAGAAG atgtATGAATGCAAGATGGGCTGCAAGAGTCACTACGAAACACCCACCCTCACTGTGAACAGGTGCAGGGATTACTGC TTTTCTGAATGTGAAAATGATGCCTGTAATGGACGACCATGCACCAACATGCCATGTGGAAGAATGTGT AGAAAGACTTTTTGCAGATTCGGATGCATGATGTCCGATTTCTTGAATGGTTTAAACAAGA CTCACCACGCCCACCTGCTCCTCTCCTCACCTCCCGTCGTCACTGAGACCACATCCACTAACAGCACACAGAGACGTCTCTACAGCGTCCATCCTTCACTCAACTCTTCATCATCTCCTACCGAGGAACTGCCAAATGTCGCCTTTGTTATTAAGATGTCTTCTGGCAAGAATCTTGTTAGCTATATCTGGCAG AGGAACCTGTCGGCTCTAGTGGACCTATCAGCGTTTGCATGTCAGAGGGTTTCTCTCTCCTACAGTGCAGTCTCCACTCACACTCCTCTAGACCGACTCTCCGATCTCCCGTTCTCACCAGAGACAACTGTCTGTGTGCCAGGAC TGGGTGGTCGTCCTGGTAAAGTCCCTGAGGGCAGTGTGTCTGTGGGTTACACGGAGGATTTGAGAAGAGACTTCTTTGGCTATGCAGTTGCCAACGTCAGCTGGAGCAAGCCACAAGAAG GTTCTGAGTATGTGACTTCTTATACTCTAAGAATTCACCCGGATAGAGAAAGCTGCGGAGGAGAGAGTGTGGTCTACAATTACAAGAATATTGACAAG GAGGTGACGAGGTTCACAGTTGAAGCGAAGGAGCCGACAGGTCTACTCAAATTTGGCTGCCATTATATTTTCGAG GTGATTGCTTTGCCTCCACCGGAAGTGATCGGGACTTACCTCAACTCACTGGTGTCAG CTCAAGGTCCGACACCACAAATTGTTGTCAGTTGTGATAGAATCTGGAATGCAACGAGTGGTCATTTCAATATTTCCGTCACATGGGGTCTGGAGCCAATTAGTGCGCCTACAACCCACATCACTCAGTTCACTGTATCTCCCATGTTGCTTTACAACGGGCTGACCACAACAACACACACCCCACTCACTCAAACACCTCGG AATGGGGAGACTCAATTCCACACAATACTGTCCGGATACACACCTCAACCAGGCAAAGAGTACAAGATTGag ATTGACTCTAGTCAAGACTCCGCCTACTTTTGGCGTCCTCAGCCCACCCCCGGCTCGTGTACAGTGGTTGCCGATCCACGACCGGCAGATATTCCATCTGATATCTCCGTGAGTGGATCGTCCTTCGATCAAACGAGGAGCACGGTCCAATTCAGATTGTCATGGAGACAGCCTCTCGCTTCatatgggggtgtggctagaTACGAAGTACAGGTGGTTAcagaagtgggtgtggctagtgGAGACTCGGAAAGCGGACCACAACAAACTGATGTACAAAGTTTTACG GCTGGCACTTACACGGCTTCTGTTACATCAACACTACCCACCAATCAGAACGCCCACTGTGCTTATGTTCAG ATGCGTACGGTGAACAATTTCTCTGTAGTTGGTGAGTGGAGTGAGCCGTTGGTGCTTCCTCTCGATGACCAATGTCTTGCTGACACGACAGACAACACTGGAAAAA TTTCTCTCTTTTACGAGACTGAGGAAAGTGGGAACGTCAAGCTCCTGGAACTCGGTTGCCATAGCGACTCGGCCTTGTTTGGTGGTGACACACAAAGTAATGTGACTGAGACAATCAGAGAAATTAAAGAAAG tgttGACATGATGACAACCAACAGTGAGCAACAGAAGAATCAACTGGCTGCATTTGAACAGAAATTAAATCGAGTGGAACAAAAATTGGATGCTCTTCTCGAGCTGGTTGCCGTGCACGTCCATGGTAACACGTAG